Proteins encoded together in one Anaerotignum propionicum DSM 1682 window:
- a CDS encoding GNAT family N-acetyltransferase, producing the protein MSELQYKNLDICHAEGLLNIWADADVIQYTNMKLPCTLEDVENRIEIFKPLDVFAVIQNGELIGIIGCPPINKENLQYGLFYQFCKSSWGQGNATIATKWLLDYMKQKYKNVKLFADVLVDNVASEKILKKFGFEQFSEELIERDGLKLKVHNYKL; encoded by the coding sequence ATGAGTGAGCTGCAATATAAAAATCTTGATATTTGTCATGCAGAGGGTTTATTAAATATTTGGGCAGATGCAGATGTTATTCAGTACACTAACATGAAACTTCCATGTACTTTAGAGGATGTTGAAAACAGAATTGAGATATTTAAGCCTTTAGATGTTTTTGCAGTAATCCAAAACGGAGAGCTCATTGGAATTATTGGTTGTCCACCAATAAACAAAGAGAACCTGCAATATGGGTTATTCTATCAGTTTTGCAAATCATCATGGGGACAAGGAAACGCCACCATTGCTACAAAGTGGTTACTTGACTACATGAAGCAGAAATATAAAAATGTAAAATTGTTTGCAGATGTATTAGTTGATAATGTGGCAAGTGAAAAAATCTTAAAGAAGTTTGGTTTTGAACAGTTTTCAGAAGAATTAATAGAACGTGATGGTTTAAAACTTAAAGTTCATAACTACAAATTATGA
- a CDS encoding VirB4 family type IV secretion system protein, whose amino-acid sequence MIKQTKPKVPQKEDTKIKDFIDMIAPGIIKFQTDHFICGNTFRCVWALREYPTVTEEQAILRHLGEKDGVTLRIYTRQVTQIEEKRIIHNATNKNRMNTANTNDLQESVTAESNLQDVVALVSTMHRNREPLLHCAVYIELTARDYDSLKLLQIDVLTELVRSKLNVDRLLLRQQQGFFCVGPSGRNIFGSQFERVLPASSVANLYPFNYSGKTDSNGFYLGRDKFGSNILVDFDKRDDDKTNPCILILGNSGQGKSYLLKLILCNILESGKSVICLDPEHEFAELAENLGGCFVDLMNGQYMINPLEPKSWDDGGSPQDKDAPIAFRQATKLSQHISFLKDFFRSYKDFDDRHIDVIEIMLGKLYSNLNISDSTDFASLESKDYPILSDLYALTEKEYKDYDKAKYQLYTAELLQEILLGLHSMCKGAECKFFNGHTNITSNRFIVFGVKGLLNASKNVKNALLFNVLSFMSDKLLTEGHTAAAIDELYLFLTNMTAIEYIRNFMKRVRKKESSVILSSQNLEDFNIEGIREMTKPLFSIPTHQFLFNAGAVDAKFYMDTLQIEQSEYNLIKFPQRGVCLYKCGNERYNLLVHAPKYKEKLFGKAGGR is encoded by the coding sequence ATGATAAAGCAAACAAAGCCAAAGGTTCCACAAAAGGAGGATACAAAAATTAAGGATTTTATTGACATGATCGCGCCAGGCATCATCAAGTTTCAGACTGACCATTTTATTTGCGGAAACACATTTCGCTGTGTGTGGGCACTTCGTGAGTATCCCACAGTAACTGAAGAACAGGCAATCCTACGCCACTTAGGTGAGAAAGATGGTGTGACACTGCGTATCTATACAAGGCAGGTAACACAAATAGAAGAAAAAAGAATCATTCATAATGCTACAAATAAGAACAGAATGAACACTGCAAACACTAACGATTTGCAAGAAAGTGTCACGGCTGAAAGTAATCTGCAGGATGTGGTTGCTTTGGTATCAACAATGCATCGAAATCGTGAACCACTCTTGCATTGTGCAGTATACATTGAACTGACTGCAAGGGACTACGACAGCCTAAAGCTATTACAAATTGATGTTTTGACAGAACTTGTTCGAAGTAAGCTTAACGTGGATAGGCTGTTGCTCCGTCAACAACAAGGCTTTTTTTGTGTTGGTCCATCAGGTAGAAATATTTTTGGCAGTCAGTTTGAACGAGTACTCCCAGCTTCATCCGTTGCAAATCTGTATCCCTTTAATTATTCGGGGAAGACAGACAGCAACGGTTTTTATTTAGGCAGAGATAAGTTTGGCAGTAACATTCTTGTGGATTTCGATAAGCGAGATGATGACAAAACCAATCCTTGTATTCTCATATTAGGCAACTCGGGACAAGGTAAAAGCTATCTTCTCAAGCTGATTTTGTGTAATATCTTAGAGTCTGGAAAAAGTGTAATTTGCCTTGATCCAGAACATGAATTTGCTGAGCTGGCAGAAAATTTAGGTGGTTGTTTTGTGGATTTGATGAATGGGCAGTATATGATAAATCCACTAGAACCGAAAAGTTGGGACGACGGTGGATCGCCACAGGATAAGGATGCACCCATTGCATTTAGACAAGCAACCAAACTCAGTCAGCACATCAGCTTTTTAAAAGATTTTTTCCGTAGCTATAAAGACTTTGATGACAGGCATATTGATGTCATTGAAATTATGCTTGGCAAATTATATTCCAATTTGAATATCAGTGATAGCACCGACTTTGCATCCCTTGAATCTAAGGACTATCCCATCTTGTCTGACCTTTATGCGCTGACTGAGAAAGAATATAAAGACTATGACAAAGCAAAGTATCAGCTTTATACAGCTGAATTGTTACAGGAAATTCTACTGGGACTGCATTCTATGTGTAAGGGTGCAGAGTGTAAGTTCTTTAACGGACACACCAATATCACTTCAAACAGATTTATTGTGTTTGGAGTAAAAGGTTTATTAAATGCAAGTAAGAATGTGAAAAATGCTTTGCTTTTCAATGTTTTATCCTTTATGAGTGACAAACTTCTTACTGAGGGGCATACGGCGGCTGCCATTGACGAACTGTATTTATTCCTTACAAATATGACCGCCATTGAGTACATCAGAAACTTTATGAAAAGAGTACGAAAGAAAGAGTCCTCCGTAATTCTGTCCAGTCAGAATTTGGAGGACTTTAATATTGAGGGCATTCGTGAGATGACAAAACCGTTGTTCTCCATCCCCACACACCAATTTCTTTTCAATGCTGGTGCTGTTGATGCAAAGTTTTATATGGATACCTTACAGATTGAACAAAGTGAATACAATCTTATCAAGTTCCCTCAGCGTGGGGTATGTTTGTATAAATGCGGTAATGAGCGATATAACCTTTTGGTTCATGCTCCGAAATACAAGGAAAAATTGTTTGGGAAGGCTGGTGGCAGATAA
- a CDS encoding MerR family transcriptional regulator, with protein sequence MRTVKEISDLTGISVRTLHYYDEIGLLNPTEKSDAGYRLYDEKALETLQQILFFREFDIPLKEIRTVMCNPSLDRNKILQMQRKMLVAKKERMECLIASIDDILKGENKMDFAIFTKTEIEELCQTTLDHMPNNMKEIIIKEFGGIEQWQKHYVERCSKEDMQKGYQKMVEWYGDKESAFNAMNNPPSKEVGEAFGKKLGAIEKKLSEQKDYPVDSFEVKQIIGEYGFVMKQFTQVKHETGMMLSMAANYRGEREKKFFDEKYGEGFSEFAARAIEAFYKDK encoded by the coding sequence ATGAGGACAGTAAAGGAAATATCAGATTTGACAGGTATTAGTGTGCGTACACTTCACTATTATGATGAGATTGGGCTTTTGAATCCGACAGAGAAGAGCGATGCTGGATACCGTCTTTATGACGAAAAGGCACTGGAAACATTACAACAGATTTTGTTTTTCAGAGAATTTGATATTCCGTTGAAAGAAATCAGAACAGTGATGTGTAATCCTTCTCTTGATAGAAATAAGATTCTGCAAATGCAGAGGAAAATGTTAGTGGCAAAAAAGGAGAGGATGGAATGCCTGATTGCCAGTATCGATGACATTCTGAAAGGAGAAAATAAGATGGATTTTGCAATATTTACAAAGACGGAAATTGAAGAACTATGTCAAACAACACTAGACCATATGCCGAACAACATGAAGGAGATTATTATAAAGGAATTTGGTGGAATTGAACAGTGGCAAAAGCATTATGTGGAGCGTTGTTCAAAAGAGGATATGCAAAAAGGCTATCAGAAAATGGTCGAGTGGTATGGGGATAAAGAAAGTGCTTTCAACGCTATGAATAACCCTCCAAGTAAAGAGGTGGGCGAGGCTTTTGGAAAAAAACTAGGGGCGATTGAGAAAAAGCTAAGTGAACAGAAAGATTATCCTGTAGATTCATTTGAAGTTAAGCAGATAATTGGTGAGTATGGTTTTGTTATGAAACAGTTTACGCAAGTAAAACATGAAACTGGTATGATGTTGTCTATGGCGGCCAACTATCGGGGTGAAAGAGAAAAGAAGTTTTTTGATGAAAAATATGGTGAAGGCTTCTCTGAGTTTGCCGCTAGAGCAATCGAAGCTTTTTACAAGGATAAATAA
- a CDS encoding IS110 family transposase, whose amino-acid sequence MIYVGIDIAKDKHDCFIANSDGEVLFNSFTIPNNREGFDELYQKIESVSDDMTKVKVGLEATGHYSYNILGYLLDKGCPTFLINPLLTSLYRKSLSLRKTKTDKVDAHTIATMLMSDVDLKSYSDTSYHNEQLKSLTRYRFDKVKERAKLKTSVARLMVILFPELEKLVPSLHIASVYAMMSEFPSAKAISHAHLTRLTHLLELASKGHYSKDKATLIREAARQSIGSDMPAKSLELRHTIKLINELSSEIDEIEFHIKAIMTDINSPITTIPGINLRMGAMILAEIGDFNRFDSPDKILAYAGLSPSTYQSGQLESSYSHMEKRDSRYLRYALFNAAKFVCIWDPTFSAYLAKKRAEGKHYNVAVSHAAKKLVRVIYQLEKTKRPYLKAS is encoded by the coding sequence ATGATTTACGTAGGTATTGATATTGCCAAAGATAAGCATGATTGCTTTATCGCTAATTCAGATGGTGAAGTGCTCTTTAATTCTTTTACCATTCCAAACAACAGAGAGGGCTTTGATGAACTCTATCAGAAGATTGAATCCGTTTCAGATGATATGACTAAAGTAAAAGTAGGACTGGAAGCCACTGGACACTACAGCTATAACATCTTGGGATATCTTCTTGATAAAGGTTGCCCGACCTTTCTTATCAATCCGTTACTTACTAGTCTTTACAGAAAAAGCCTAAGCCTTAGAAAGACCAAAACGGATAAAGTGGATGCCCATACGATTGCTACCATGCTCATGTCTGATGTTGACTTAAAATCCTACTCAGACACATCTTACCACAATGAACAACTCAAGTCACTTACACGCTATCGGTTTGATAAAGTAAAAGAACGTGCAAAACTCAAAACGTCCGTTGCTCGGCTTATGGTGATTCTCTTCCCTGAACTAGAGAAACTCGTTCCTTCTCTTCATATTGCCTCTGTCTATGCTATGATGAGCGAATTCCCATCTGCAAAGGCTATCTCCCATGCTCACCTGACTAGACTTACCCACCTTTTAGAACTGGCTTCCAAAGGGCATTATTCCAAAGACAAAGCAACTCTCATTCGGGAAGCAGCTCGACAATCCATCGGCTCGGATATGCCAGCTAAATCTTTGGAACTAAGGCACACCATCAAATTAATTAATGAACTATCCTCTGAGATTGACGAAATCGAATTTCACATCAAGGCAATTATGACTGACATAAACTCGCCCATCACAACGATTCCAGGAATCAACCTGCGTATGGGAGCAATGATTCTTGCGGAAATCGGTGACTTTAATCGGTTTGATTCTCCAGACAAGATACTTGCCTATGCTGGATTATCCCCTTCTACATACCAATCTGGCCAGTTGGAATCTTCCTACTCACATATGGAGAAGCGTGATTCCAGATATTTGCGATACGCTCTATTTAATGCTGCCAAGTTTGTTTGTATTTGGGATCCTACTTTTTCTGCCTATCTGGCAAAGAAACGTGCGGAAGGTAAGCATTACAATGTTGCGGTATCCCATGCTGCTAAAAAGCTCGTAAGAGTGATTTACCAACTTGAAAAGACAAAACGGCCATACCTCAAAGCATCCTAA
- a CDS encoding DNA cytosine methyltransferase produces MIDSQSTIYGQSAFADYKEGCSTLRAEGGDNGGGSENLAVSRNLVRRLTPLECERLQGFPVDWTNIPKASDSPRYKALGNSVAIPCVDFVLRGIAFFLGKSKEESLTIKSQD; encoded by the coding sequence ATTATTGATAGCCAAAGCACCATCTATGGACAGTCTGCATTTGCAGATTACAAGGAAGGTTGTAGCACTTTAAGAGCGGAAGGCGGTGACAATGGTGGAGGAAGTGAAAATCTTGCAGTATCACGTAACCTTGTCCGTAGGCTGACACCTCTTGAATGTGAAAGACTGCAAGGCTTTCCCGTGGATTGGACAAATATACCAAAAGCCTCAGATTCGCCAAGATACAAGGCACTTGGAAACAGTGTGGCAATTCCATGCGTAGACTTTGTTCTCCGGGGAATTGCTTTTTTCTTGGGAAAATCCAAGGAAGAAAGTCTAACTATTAAAAGTCAAGACTAA
- a CDS encoding MBL fold metallo-hydrolase gives MKPWFTIDQIDSKTHIISEYRHWEETHCYLLQGSEHALLIDTGLGICDISAEVIKLTDKPVTAVATHIHWDHIGSHKRYPDFYAHEAELNWLSGEFPLSMDTIREMVLDRCDPPEGYDVGTYEFFQGTPTRVLRDGDIIDLGGRIITVLHTPGHSPGHMCFWEAASGYLFTGDLVYKDTLFAYYPSTDPQAYLNSLEKVAALLAKRVLPAHHSLDIHPEILVRMRDAFRQLDNEGKLHHDSGTFDFGDWAVWL, from the coding sequence ATGAAACCGTGGTTTACAATAGACCAAATTGATTCTAAAACACATATTATCAGCGAATATCGTCACTGGGAAGAAACACATTGTTATCTTCTCCAAGGAAGCGAACATGCGCTTTTGATTGATACAGGGCTTGGTATCTGCGACATATCTGCGGAGGTGATAAAGCTGACCGACAAGCCAGTGACAGCTGTCGCTACGCATATTCACTGGGATCACATCGGCAGTCACAAACGCTATCCTGATTTTTATGCGCATGAAGCGGAACTCAATTGGCTTTCCGGCGAATTCCCTTTGAGCATGGATACTATACGTGAAATGGTGCTTGACCGCTGCGATCCACCGGAGGGTTACGATGTCGGCACATATGAGTTCTTTCAGGGAACGCCCACAAGAGTGCTGCGCGATGGCGACATCATTGATCTTGGCGGCAGGATCATTACAGTATTACACACCCCCGGTCATTCCCCAGGACATATGTGTTTCTGGGAAGCCGCAAGCGGCTACCTCTTTACTGGAGACCTGGTTTATAAGGACACACTGTTTGCCTATTATCCCTCCACCGATCCCCAGGCATATCTGAACTCATTGGAAAAAGTTGCGGCGCTGCTTGCAAAGCGAGTGTTGCCGGCGCACCATTCTTTGGATATTCACCCTGAAATACTCGTTCGTATGCGCGATGCGTTCCGCCAACTTGACAATGAAGGCAAGCTTCATCACGACAGCGGAACGTTCGACTTCGGTGATTGGGCAGTTTGGCTATAA